The Plantactinospora sp. KBS50 sequence CAGCGGGCGCGAGGCGCCCAGGAGGAGTCCTGGTCGTCCTCGTCGAGATCGTCGTCCTCGTCGTCGACCGTGTCCTTGTAGTCGTCGTCGAAGTCGCGGTCCGACTTGCCGCCACCGCCGAGTTCCCGCTGCAAGGCGGCGAGATCGGTGTTCGGGGAGTGATACTTCAGCTCCCGGGCCACCTTTGTCTGCTTGGCCTTAGCACGGCCGCGCCCCATGGCTCGACCCCCTCGCACAGAATTCGGGGCAGCCCGAAGGCGGGCCCCGATGACGTTAGGCATCTCTCGTGGCTCTTACGGTACATGGGCAGGCGCCGGTTCGGCACCTCGGGTTCCCTCGGTCATGCCCGCGCGTCGCGGATCATGCGAGGTTTACTCATTGTAACCAGTAAGGCGCACGCGGCGCATCGGCCCATTATCTTCCCGCACCGGGGACCCGGGCCGGGCCGGCCGACCGGCCGTACCCGGGCGGCCCGGGATCGTCCCGGAACGGTCAGCGCACCCGGATGGCGCGCAACCGCCCGATCTCGGCCATCCGGCGCTCGGCGAGCCGGTCGGCGGCCACCGCAGGCGGCACGCCCTCGTCGTCGGCGAGCCGGAGGATCTCCCGGGTGGTGTCGTAGATCCGGGTGGCCCGCAGCTTGGCCCGCTCGAAGTTGAATCCCTCGATCTCGTCCGCCACCTGGATCACCCCGCCCGCGTTGACCACGTAGTCCGGGGCGTACAGCACGCCGCGATCGGCGAGGACCTTCTCGATTCCGGGGTGCGCGAGCTGGTTGTTGGCCGCGCCGGCGACGACCTTGGCCCGCAGCATCGGCACGGTCTCGTCGTTGAGCGCCCCACCCAGCGCGCACGGCGCGTACACGTCGATGTCCGAGGTGATCAGCTCGGTCGCGTCGGCGGCGAGGTCGACCTGCGGGTACGTGGAGCGGACCCAGTCCCGGGCGCGTTCGTTGACGTCGGTGGCCA is a genomic window containing:
- a CDS encoding DUF3073 domain-containing protein, with protein sequence MGRGRAKAKQTKVARELKYHSPNTDLAALQRELGGGGKSDRDFDDDYKDTVDDEDDDLDEDDQDSSWAPRAR